The following are from one region of the Choristoneura fumiferana unplaced genomic scaffold, NRCan_CFum_1 Sck3bRy_90;HRSCAF=270_pilon, whole genome shotgun sequence genome:
- the LOC141445259 gene encoding hydroxyacylglutathione hydrolase, mitochondrial-like translates to MYQALIGILSALPDHTKVFCGHEYTLQNLTFALHVEPENNAAKEKYQWSEARRLEGKPTVPSTIAEEKLYNPFMRVTDPVVMKHAKKNDAIETMKTIRLEKDNFKGKL, encoded by the exons ATGTATCAAGCACTTATAGGCATTTTAAGTGCTCTCCCTGACCACACTAAAGTGTTCTGTGGCCATGAGTATACACTTCAAAACCTGACATTTGCTCTACATGTGGAACCTGAAAACAATGCAGCAAAAGAAAAGTATCAGTGGTCTGAAGCAAGACGGCTGGAGGGAAAGCCAACT gTCCCATCAACTATTGCCGAGGAAAAACTGTACAACCCATTCATGAGAGTAACAGACCCAGTAGTCATGAAACACGCCAAAAAGAATGATGCCATAGAAACCATGAAAACCATCAGGCTTGAGAAGGATAACTTCAAAGGAAAACTATGA
- the LOC141445260 gene encoding uncharacterized protein yields the protein MTVQQLSSNISDDSDDMVSLPSEEEIYRRKYQLLLERCEVLQQDNERIVNRIHEAKKITKRYRKDIKLLVEQLDKHGDSFRTASVEIEVKPEIVAKTSRVTSKTQPASKQTDKQNTGGGKKPGPKRKSKADKPERDPNAPKKPCNAFFQFCQEQRPVVVAETSSEMGSEPTKQEVTRQLASRWRALTTEDKRVYVAMFERSKEKYAEEMSAYIKKEQ from the exons atgacagTACAACAACTGAGTTCTAATATTTCTGACGACTCTGATGACATGGTTAGTTTACCATCGGAGGAAGAGATTTATAGGCGTAAATACCAATTGTTGTTGGAACGATGTGAGGTGTTGCAGCAGGATAACGAAAGAATAGTGAATag GATACATGAAGCAAAGAAAATAACAAAGCGCTATCGCAAAGATATTAAGCTCCTGGTGGAGCAGTTGGATAAACATGGTGATAGCTTTAGAACTGCTTCTGTTGAGATCGAGGTTAAACCGGAAATTGTGGCAAAGACCTCGCGGGTTACGTCTAAGACACAGCCAGCTTCCAAACAGACAGATAAGCAGAATACTGGAGGGGGCAAAAAGCCAGGTCCAAAGAGAAAAAGCAAAGCAGATAAG CCAGAAAGAGACCCTAATGCACCCAAGAAACCTTGTAATGCTTTCTTTCAATTTTGCCAAGAACAACGGCCAGTGGTTGTGGCTGAGACCAGTTCTGAAATGGGAAGTGAGCCGACTAAACAAGAGGTTACCAGGCAACTAGCTTCAAGATGGAGAGCCTTAACAACAGAAGACAAAagg gtATATGTTGCTATGTTCGAGAgatcaaaagaaaaatatgcaGAAGAGATGTCAGCGTACATAAAGAAAGAACAGTGA
- the LOC141445257 gene encoding uncharacterized protein isoform X1 has translation MASTLIFGSTNWKISKQMLMYSSQYNSIRADSINNLRKRYDAFLEEDRKRKERNEDILTKLDKMRNSVTRFKSNFYLDPRLPTNIYGDAQKSPVRRYNEPQISTELDIRTKHVDETRLLSQISKKYILIPKLRSIDVNDYVPRAIQQDNNNDNDWKSKYSILDQLKQIEKEEKTNSSAFNDSKFKNYHNLSTGLPKYQENDEPVKLFVKSDFEGMTKESLVHEFTPIQQSHVQNNMAATFNDFAVDSVKNIHVESEKQPKSQEPDIKRGEMESTKINDYVDNNFRGSVEENYQQQPKGEASFVVSEAPVQNYQAADAHEHVEYTAGQQNHSGETADKHETENTEKSYLGEEQISHVVAFHPEQSYPGNKDTSQAAALHPEKAYPGDDDITHVEVLHPDELGQENDYPIDIINVQEFTPGNNVNLVDGVNINPEGHNVEQYIPPNHEYVPETITAADQEKDVTYQDPVYTDEQVTNEGNYDPSQQYESTGNVDNMDIASGIQEFETEQNEMYYSESNAQNYDQYNQGDVVDVYNTGYTGPMEGYDPSAYYEGTQQEGAYPVEINEHEETSQRYDPNYEQQYATTDADQNQYLPQQNAMEQPQSQQENLDALETAGDAKTPEYDREQYDTEQQEIAEHLEQQLDMEDGYVDQNLAGNIRDITDESILYQQATPDQTLEQNLENLTIPAVET, from the exons ATGGCCTCGACACTGATTTTTGGTAGCACCAACTGGAAAATTTCTAAACAGATGCTGATGTACAGTAGCCAATACAATTC AATACGAGCAGATAGTATCAACAACTTAAGAAAGCGATATGACGCTTTCTTGGAAGAGGATAGGAAACGCAAGGAGCGCAATGAAGACATCCTTACCAAGCTTGATAAGATGCGGAACAGCGTGACGCGTTTTAAG TCAAATTTCTACTTAGATCCGAGGCTACCTACGAATATCTATGGAGATGCACAGAAAAGTCCCGTAAGAAGATACAATGAACCACAAATATCAACAGAGTTGGATATTCGAACGAAACATGTCGATGAAACTCGCTTACTCAGTCAAATAAGCAAGAAATACATACTCATTCCCAAATTAAGATCAATTGATGTTAATGATTATGTTCCTAGAGCAATACAACAAGATaacaataatgataatgattggAAAAGTAAATACAGCATTTTGGATCAACTTAAACAGATcgagaaagaagaaaaaactaATTCATCTGCATTTAACGACagcaaattcaaaaattaccaTAATTTATCAACTGGATTACCTAAGTATCAAGAGAACGATGAGCCGGTCAaactttttgtaaaaagtgACTTCGAAGGTATGACAAAGGAATCTCTAGTTCATGAGTTTACTCCCATACAGCAATCTCATGTACAAAATAACATGGCGGCAACATTTAATGATTTTGCTGTAGACTCTGTCAAGAATATTCACGTAGAATCTGAAAAACAACCGAAATCTCAGGAACCTGATATAAAAAGAGGTGAAATGGAGTCTACCAAGATAAATGATTACGTTGATAATAATTTTAGAGGAAGCGTTGAGGAAAATTACCAGCAACAGCCGAAAGGCGAAGCTAGTTTTGTCGTTTCTGAAGCTCCTGTGCAAAATTATCAGGCAGCGGACGCTCATGAACATGTTGAATACACAGCTGGTCAACAAAACCACTCTGGTGAAACTGCTGATAAACATGAAAccgaaaataccgaaaaatcgtATCTTGGGGAGGAACAAATTTCTCATGTAGTTGCTTTTCACCCCGAACAATCATACCCCGGCAATAAAGACACCTCTCAAGCAGCAGCACTTCATCCCGAAAAAGCTTACCCTGGTGACGACGACATTACTCATGTAGAAGTTCTTCATCCTGATGAACTCGGCCAAGAAAATGATTATCCAATTGACATAATAAACGTTCAAGAATTCACACCAGGCAATAATGTGAATTTGGTTGACGGCGTTAACATTAATCCAGAAGGGCACAATGTAGAGCAATATATCCCACCGAACCACGAGTATGTTCCTGAGACAATAACAGCGGCCGATCAGGAGAAAGATGTTACTTATCAAGATCCAGTCTACACAGATGAACAAGTAACTAACGAAGGTAATTATGATCCTTCCCAACAATATGAGTCGACAGGGAATGTGGATAATATGGACATAGCATCAGGAATTCAAGAATTTGAAACTGAGCAAAACGAAATGTATTACTCAGAATCCAATGCTCAAAACTATGACCAATACAATCAAGGTGATGTGGTTGACGTCTACAATACTGGATATACTGGTCCGATGGAAGGTTACGATCCATCGGCTTACTACGAAGGGACGCAGCAGGAGGGCGCATATCCTGTGGAAATAAATGAACACGAGGAAACTTCGCAACGTTATGACCCAAATTACGAACAGCAATACGCCACAACAGATGCGGATCAAAATCAATACCTACCGCAACAGAACGCAATGGAACAGCCGCAAAGTCAACAAGAAAACCTAGATGCACTAGAGACAGCAGGTGATGCTAAAACTCCGGAATATGACCGAGAGCAATATGATACTGAGCAACAGGAGATCGCCGAACACTTAGAACAGCAACTAGACATGGAGGATGGATATGTTGATCAGAATTTAGCTGGAAACATTCGTGATATCACTGATGAATCAATTCTATACCAACAAGCAACTCCTGATCAAACTCTTgaacaaaatttggaaaacctAACAATTCCTGCTGTTGAGACATAA
- the LOC141445257 gene encoding uncharacterized protein isoform X2, which translates to MASQAEDGGFKPRRALVLIRADSINNLRKRYDAFLEEDRKRKERNEDILTKLDKMRNSVTRFKSNFYLDPRLPTNIYGDAQKSPVRRYNEPQISTELDIRTKHVDETRLLSQISKKYILIPKLRSIDVNDYVPRAIQQDNNNDNDWKSKYSILDQLKQIEKEEKTNSSAFNDSKFKNYHNLSTGLPKYQENDEPVKLFVKSDFEGMTKESLVHEFTPIQQSHVQNNMAATFNDFAVDSVKNIHVESEKQPKSQEPDIKRGEMESTKINDYVDNNFRGSVEENYQQQPKGEASFVVSEAPVQNYQAADAHEHVEYTAGQQNHSGETADKHETENTEKSYLGEEQISHVVAFHPEQSYPGNKDTSQAAALHPEKAYPGDDDITHVEVLHPDELGQENDYPIDIINVQEFTPGNNVNLVDGVNINPEGHNVEQYIPPNHEYVPETITAADQEKDVTYQDPVYTDEQVTNEGNYDPSQQYESTGNVDNMDIASGIQEFETEQNEMYYSESNAQNYDQYNQGDVVDVYNTGYTGPMEGYDPSAYYEGTQQEGAYPVEINEHEETSQRYDPNYEQQYATTDADQNQYLPQQNAMEQPQSQQENLDALETAGDAKTPEYDREQYDTEQQEIAEHLEQQLDMEDGYVDQNLAGNIRDITDESILYQQATPDQTLEQNLENLTIPAVET; encoded by the exons atggcctctcaagcagaggatggtggtttcaaaccccggcgGGCTCTCGTCTT AATACGAGCAGATAGTATCAACAACTTAAGAAAGCGATATGACGCTTTCTTGGAAGAGGATAGGAAACGCAAGGAGCGCAATGAAGACATCCTTACCAAGCTTGATAAGATGCGGAACAGCGTGACGCGTTTTAAG TCAAATTTCTACTTAGATCCGAGGCTACCTACGAATATCTATGGAGATGCACAGAAAAGTCCCGTAAGAAGATACAATGAACCACAAATATCAACAGAGTTGGATATTCGAACGAAACATGTCGATGAAACTCGCTTACTCAGTCAAATAAGCAAGAAATACATACTCATTCCCAAATTAAGATCAATTGATGTTAATGATTATGTTCCTAGAGCAATACAACAAGATaacaataatgataatgattggAAAAGTAAATACAGCATTTTGGATCAACTTAAACAGATcgagaaagaagaaaaaactaATTCATCTGCATTTAACGACagcaaattcaaaaattaccaTAATTTATCAACTGGATTACCTAAGTATCAAGAGAACGATGAGCCGGTCAaactttttgtaaaaagtgACTTCGAAGGTATGACAAAGGAATCTCTAGTTCATGAGTTTACTCCCATACAGCAATCTCATGTACAAAATAACATGGCGGCAACATTTAATGATTTTGCTGTAGACTCTGTCAAGAATATTCACGTAGAATCTGAAAAACAACCGAAATCTCAGGAACCTGATATAAAAAGAGGTGAAATGGAGTCTACCAAGATAAATGATTACGTTGATAATAATTTTAGAGGAAGCGTTGAGGAAAATTACCAGCAACAGCCGAAAGGCGAAGCTAGTTTTGTCGTTTCTGAAGCTCCTGTGCAAAATTATCAGGCAGCGGACGCTCATGAACATGTTGAATACACAGCTGGTCAACAAAACCACTCTGGTGAAACTGCTGATAAACATGAAAccgaaaataccgaaaaatcgtATCTTGGGGAGGAACAAATTTCTCATGTAGTTGCTTTTCACCCCGAACAATCATACCCCGGCAATAAAGACACCTCTCAAGCAGCAGCACTTCATCCCGAAAAAGCTTACCCTGGTGACGACGACATTACTCATGTAGAAGTTCTTCATCCTGATGAACTCGGCCAAGAAAATGATTATCCAATTGACATAATAAACGTTCAAGAATTCACACCAGGCAATAATGTGAATTTGGTTGACGGCGTTAACATTAATCCAGAAGGGCACAATGTAGAGCAATATATCCCACCGAACCACGAGTATGTTCCTGAGACAATAACAGCGGCCGATCAGGAGAAAGATGTTACTTATCAAGATCCAGTCTACACAGATGAACAAGTAACTAACGAAGGTAATTATGATCCTTCCCAACAATATGAGTCGACAGGGAATGTGGATAATATGGACATAGCATCAGGAATTCAAGAATTTGAAACTGAGCAAAACGAAATGTATTACTCAGAATCCAATGCTCAAAACTATGACCAATACAATCAAGGTGATGTGGTTGACGTCTACAATACTGGATATACTGGTCCGATGGAAGGTTACGATCCATCGGCTTACTACGAAGGGACGCAGCAGGAGGGCGCATATCCTGTGGAAATAAATGAACACGAGGAAACTTCGCAACGTTATGACCCAAATTACGAACAGCAATACGCCACAACAGATGCGGATCAAAATCAATACCTACCGCAACAGAACGCAATGGAACAGCCGCAAAGTCAACAAGAAAACCTAGATGCACTAGAGACAGCAGGTGATGCTAAAACTCCGGAATATGACCGAGAGCAATATGATACTGAGCAACAGGAGATCGCCGAACACTTAGAACAGCAACTAGACATGGAGGATGGATATGTTGATCAGAATTTAGCTGGAAACATTCGTGATATCACTGATGAATCAATTCTATACCAACAAGCAACTCCTGATCAAACTCTTgaacaaaatttggaaaacctAACAATTCCTGCTGTTGAGACATAA
- the LOC141445257 gene encoding uncharacterized protein isoform X3: MGKSDKKIRADSINNLRKRYDAFLEEDRKRKERNEDILTKLDKMRNSVTRFKSNFYLDPRLPTNIYGDAQKSPVRRYNEPQISTELDIRTKHVDETRLLSQISKKYILIPKLRSIDVNDYVPRAIQQDNNNDNDWKSKYSILDQLKQIEKEEKTNSSAFNDSKFKNYHNLSTGLPKYQENDEPVKLFVKSDFEGMTKESLVHEFTPIQQSHVQNNMAATFNDFAVDSVKNIHVESEKQPKSQEPDIKRGEMESTKINDYVDNNFRGSVEENYQQQPKGEASFVVSEAPVQNYQAADAHEHVEYTAGQQNHSGETADKHETENTEKSYLGEEQISHVVAFHPEQSYPGNKDTSQAAALHPEKAYPGDDDITHVEVLHPDELGQENDYPIDIINVQEFTPGNNVNLVDGVNINPEGHNVEQYIPPNHEYVPETITAADQEKDVTYQDPVYTDEQVTNEGNYDPSQQYESTGNVDNMDIASGIQEFETEQNEMYYSESNAQNYDQYNQGDVVDVYNTGYTGPMEGYDPSAYYEGTQQEGAYPVEINEHEETSQRYDPNYEQQYATTDADQNQYLPQQNAMEQPQSQQENLDALETAGDAKTPEYDREQYDTEQQEIAEHLEQQLDMEDGYVDQNLAGNIRDITDESILYQQATPDQTLEQNLENLTIPAVET, encoded by the exons ATGGGGAAATCTGATAAGAA AATACGAGCAGATAGTATCAACAACTTAAGAAAGCGATATGACGCTTTCTTGGAAGAGGATAGGAAACGCAAGGAGCGCAATGAAGACATCCTTACCAAGCTTGATAAGATGCGGAACAGCGTGACGCGTTTTAAG TCAAATTTCTACTTAGATCCGAGGCTACCTACGAATATCTATGGAGATGCACAGAAAAGTCCCGTAAGAAGATACAATGAACCACAAATATCAACAGAGTTGGATATTCGAACGAAACATGTCGATGAAACTCGCTTACTCAGTCAAATAAGCAAGAAATACATACTCATTCCCAAATTAAGATCAATTGATGTTAATGATTATGTTCCTAGAGCAATACAACAAGATaacaataatgataatgattggAAAAGTAAATACAGCATTTTGGATCAACTTAAACAGATcgagaaagaagaaaaaactaATTCATCTGCATTTAACGACagcaaattcaaaaattaccaTAATTTATCAACTGGATTACCTAAGTATCAAGAGAACGATGAGCCGGTCAaactttttgtaaaaagtgACTTCGAAGGTATGACAAAGGAATCTCTAGTTCATGAGTTTACTCCCATACAGCAATCTCATGTACAAAATAACATGGCGGCAACATTTAATGATTTTGCTGTAGACTCTGTCAAGAATATTCACGTAGAATCTGAAAAACAACCGAAATCTCAGGAACCTGATATAAAAAGAGGTGAAATGGAGTCTACCAAGATAAATGATTACGTTGATAATAATTTTAGAGGAAGCGTTGAGGAAAATTACCAGCAACAGCCGAAAGGCGAAGCTAGTTTTGTCGTTTCTGAAGCTCCTGTGCAAAATTATCAGGCAGCGGACGCTCATGAACATGTTGAATACACAGCTGGTCAACAAAACCACTCTGGTGAAACTGCTGATAAACATGAAAccgaaaataccgaaaaatcgtATCTTGGGGAGGAACAAATTTCTCATGTAGTTGCTTTTCACCCCGAACAATCATACCCCGGCAATAAAGACACCTCTCAAGCAGCAGCACTTCATCCCGAAAAAGCTTACCCTGGTGACGACGACATTACTCATGTAGAAGTTCTTCATCCTGATGAACTCGGCCAAGAAAATGATTATCCAATTGACATAATAAACGTTCAAGAATTCACACCAGGCAATAATGTGAATTTGGTTGACGGCGTTAACATTAATCCAGAAGGGCACAATGTAGAGCAATATATCCCACCGAACCACGAGTATGTTCCTGAGACAATAACAGCGGCCGATCAGGAGAAAGATGTTACTTATCAAGATCCAGTCTACACAGATGAACAAGTAACTAACGAAGGTAATTATGATCCTTCCCAACAATATGAGTCGACAGGGAATGTGGATAATATGGACATAGCATCAGGAATTCAAGAATTTGAAACTGAGCAAAACGAAATGTATTACTCAGAATCCAATGCTCAAAACTATGACCAATACAATCAAGGTGATGTGGTTGACGTCTACAATACTGGATATACTGGTCCGATGGAAGGTTACGATCCATCGGCTTACTACGAAGGGACGCAGCAGGAGGGCGCATATCCTGTGGAAATAAATGAACACGAGGAAACTTCGCAACGTTATGACCCAAATTACGAACAGCAATACGCCACAACAGATGCGGATCAAAATCAATACCTACCGCAACAGAACGCAATGGAACAGCCGCAAAGTCAACAAGAAAACCTAGATGCACTAGAGACAGCAGGTGATGCTAAAACTCCGGAATATGACCGAGAGCAATATGATACTGAGCAACAGGAGATCGCCGAACACTTAGAACAGCAACTAGACATGGAGGATGGATATGTTGATCAGAATTTAGCTGGAAACATTCGTGATATCACTGATGAATCAATTCTATACCAACAAGCAACTCCTGATCAAACTCTTgaacaaaatttggaaaacctAACAATTCCTGCTGTTGAGACATAA
- the LOC141445257 gene encoding uncharacterized protein isoform X4, whose translation MRNSVTRFKSNFYLDPRLPTNIYGDAQKSPVRRYNEPQISTELDIRTKHVDETRLLSQISKKYILIPKLRSIDVNDYVPRAIQQDNNNDNDWKSKYSILDQLKQIEKEEKTNSSAFNDSKFKNYHNLSTGLPKYQENDEPVKLFVKSDFEGMTKESLVHEFTPIQQSHVQNNMAATFNDFAVDSVKNIHVESEKQPKSQEPDIKRGEMESTKINDYVDNNFRGSVEENYQQQPKGEASFVVSEAPVQNYQAADAHEHVEYTAGQQNHSGETADKHETENTEKSYLGEEQISHVVAFHPEQSYPGNKDTSQAAALHPEKAYPGDDDITHVEVLHPDELGQENDYPIDIINVQEFTPGNNVNLVDGVNINPEGHNVEQYIPPNHEYVPETITAADQEKDVTYQDPVYTDEQVTNEGNYDPSQQYESTGNVDNMDIASGIQEFETEQNEMYYSESNAQNYDQYNQGDVVDVYNTGYTGPMEGYDPSAYYEGTQQEGAYPVEINEHEETSQRYDPNYEQQYATTDADQNQYLPQQNAMEQPQSQQENLDALETAGDAKTPEYDREQYDTEQQEIAEHLEQQLDMEDGYVDQNLAGNIRDITDESILYQQATPDQTLEQNLENLTIPAVET comes from the exons ATGCGGAACAGCGTGACGCGTTTTAAG TCAAATTTCTACTTAGATCCGAGGCTACCTACGAATATCTATGGAGATGCACAGAAAAGTCCCGTAAGAAGATACAATGAACCACAAATATCAACAGAGTTGGATATTCGAACGAAACATGTCGATGAAACTCGCTTACTCAGTCAAATAAGCAAGAAATACATACTCATTCCCAAATTAAGATCAATTGATGTTAATGATTATGTTCCTAGAGCAATACAACAAGATaacaataatgataatgattggAAAAGTAAATACAGCATTTTGGATCAACTTAAACAGATcgagaaagaagaaaaaactaATTCATCTGCATTTAACGACagcaaattcaaaaattaccaTAATTTATCAACTGGATTACCTAAGTATCAAGAGAACGATGAGCCGGTCAaactttttgtaaaaagtgACTTCGAAGGTATGACAAAGGAATCTCTAGTTCATGAGTTTACTCCCATACAGCAATCTCATGTACAAAATAACATGGCGGCAACATTTAATGATTTTGCTGTAGACTCTGTCAAGAATATTCACGTAGAATCTGAAAAACAACCGAAATCTCAGGAACCTGATATAAAAAGAGGTGAAATGGAGTCTACCAAGATAAATGATTACGTTGATAATAATTTTAGAGGAAGCGTTGAGGAAAATTACCAGCAACAGCCGAAAGGCGAAGCTAGTTTTGTCGTTTCTGAAGCTCCTGTGCAAAATTATCAGGCAGCGGACGCTCATGAACATGTTGAATACACAGCTGGTCAACAAAACCACTCTGGTGAAACTGCTGATAAACATGAAAccgaaaataccgaaaaatcgtATCTTGGGGAGGAACAAATTTCTCATGTAGTTGCTTTTCACCCCGAACAATCATACCCCGGCAATAAAGACACCTCTCAAGCAGCAGCACTTCATCCCGAAAAAGCTTACCCTGGTGACGACGACATTACTCATGTAGAAGTTCTTCATCCTGATGAACTCGGCCAAGAAAATGATTATCCAATTGACATAATAAACGTTCAAGAATTCACACCAGGCAATAATGTGAATTTGGTTGACGGCGTTAACATTAATCCAGAAGGGCACAATGTAGAGCAATATATCCCACCGAACCACGAGTATGTTCCTGAGACAATAACAGCGGCCGATCAGGAGAAAGATGTTACTTATCAAGATCCAGTCTACACAGATGAACAAGTAACTAACGAAGGTAATTATGATCCTTCCCAACAATATGAGTCGACAGGGAATGTGGATAATATGGACATAGCATCAGGAATTCAAGAATTTGAAACTGAGCAAAACGAAATGTATTACTCAGAATCCAATGCTCAAAACTATGACCAATACAATCAAGGTGATGTGGTTGACGTCTACAATACTGGATATACTGGTCCGATGGAAGGTTACGATCCATCGGCTTACTACGAAGGGACGCAGCAGGAGGGCGCATATCCTGTGGAAATAAATGAACACGAGGAAACTTCGCAACGTTATGACCCAAATTACGAACAGCAATACGCCACAACAGATGCGGATCAAAATCAATACCTACCGCAACAGAACGCAATGGAACAGCCGCAAAGTCAACAAGAAAACCTAGATGCACTAGAGACAGCAGGTGATGCTAAAACTCCGGAATATGACCGAGAGCAATATGATACTGAGCAACAGGAGATCGCCGAACACTTAGAACAGCAACTAGACATGGAGGATGGATATGTTGATCAGAATTTAGCTGGAAACATTCGTGATATCACTGATGAATCAATTCTATACCAACAAGCAACTCCTGATCAAACTCTTgaacaaaatttggaaaacctAACAATTCCTGCTGTTGAGACATAA